In Citrus sinensis cultivar Valencia sweet orange chromosome 2, DVS_A1.0, whole genome shotgun sequence, a single genomic region encodes these proteins:
- the LOC102627509 gene encoding subtilisin-like protease SBT5.3, giving the protein MRLSASTLFLLCCLLFSQCQGPTLAAKQSYVVYLGAHSHGPEVSSVDLNRVTQYHHEFLGSFLGSSENPEDAIFYSYTRHINGFAAKLDDAVAAEIAKHPKVVSVFLSKENKLHTTHSWEFLGLQQNGRIPPNSIWEKARYGEDAIIGNIDTGVWPESKSFSDEGFGPIPSKWKGICQNDKDSRFHCNRKLIGARYFNQDYAVHKGPLNSSFYSPRDINGHGTHTLSTAGGNFVAGASVFGFGKGTAKGGSPKARVAAYKVCWEGLGGCYDCDIIAAFDMAIHDGVDVLSVSLGVKRPTFFGDGIAIGSFHAVQHGIVVVCSAGNTVENVDSTVENVAPWQIVVGASTMDRDFPNYVVLGNNKRFKGQSLSEKGLPSDKLFPLILAEDAFLANASTNALAREKAILDPNKVKGKILIWSNAFRVAGGQLAASAGAVGVVLINIQDFGYDRTADPHVLPASAISFNDGESLLGYVNSTKHPVGFITRPTTEFGAKPAPFMAAFSSKGPNHITPEILKPDITAPGENIIAAYTEAESPTNLNEDKRRIPFNSISGTSMSCPHISGIAGLLKTLHPDWSPAAIQSAIMTTATTLDNNKQQILNASFAEATPFSYGAGHVQPNLAMDPGLVYDLTVNDYLNFLCALGYNKNVISLFSTNCSYTCPKNAISLVNFNYPSITVPKLSGSITVTRRVKNVGSPGTYQARVKTPEGVSVTIAPKSLKFINVGEEKSFKVIIKAKNASVTKDYAFGELIWSDEKQHRVRSPIVVKAV; this is encoded by the exons ATGAGGCTTTCAGCTTCTACCCTTTTCCTCTTATGTTGTCTTCTATTTTCTCAGTGCCAGGGACCCACCCTCGCAGCCAAACAA TCTTATGTAGTTTACTTGGGAGCTCACTCGCATGGACCAGAAGTATCATCTGTTGATCTAAATCGTGTGACTCAATATCATCATGAGTTTCTTGGATCATTCTTGGGAAG tAGTGAAAATCCTGAAGATGCAATCTTTTACTCGTACACAAGACACATCAATGGCTTTGCTGCAAAATTAGATGATGCTGTAGCAGCCGAGATAGCAA AACATCCAAAAGTAGTTTCAGTTTTCCTTAGCAAGGAGAACAAATTACACACAACTCATTCATGGGAATTTCTTGGACTCCAGCAGAATGGTAGGATTCCACCAAACTCGATTTGGGAAAAGGCAAGATATGGTGAAGATGCCATTATTGGAAACATCGACACTG GTGTCTGGCCAGAGTCTAAAAGCTTTAGCGACGAAGGATTTGGACCGATTCCATCTAAGTGGAAGGGAATTTGCCAAAATGACAAAGATTCTCGGTTTCATTGCAACAG GAAGCTAATTGGAGCAAGATACTTCAACCAAGACTATGCAGTTCATAAAGGACCACTCAACTCTTCCTTTTATTCTCCGCGTGACATAAACGGACACGGAACACACACATTATCAACTGCTGGTGGCAATTTTGTAGCTGGGGCAAGTGTATTTGGCTTTGGCAAAGGGACAGCAAAAGGAGGATCACCAAAAGCAAGAGTGGCGGCTTACAAAGTTTGCTGGGAAGGATTAGGCGGATGTTATGACTGCGATATAATTGCAGCCTTTGATATGGCCATTCATGATGGCGTAGATGTGTTGTCCGTTTCATTAGGCGTTAAGCGCCCAACATTTTTCGGAGATGGCATTGCAATTGGCTCTTTTCATGCTGTTCAACATGGCATTGTGGTTGTTTGCTCTGCTGGTAATACTGTAGAAAATGTAGATAGTACTGTAGAAAATGTAGCGCCGTGGCAAATCGTAGTTGGGGCTAGCACAATGGATCGAGATTTCCCTAATTATGTCGTCCTTGGCAATAACAAACGTTTTAAg GGACAAAGTTTATCAGAGAAAGGCCTTCCAAGTGACAAGCTCTTCCCTTTAATCCTTGCTGAAGATGCTTTTCTAGCTAATGCATCTACAAATGC CTTGGCGCGGGAGAAAGCAATATTAGATCCTAACAAGGTGAAAGGAAAGATCTTGATTTGGAGTAATGCATTTCGCGTAGCCGGGGGACAACTGGCAGCCTCAGCTGGTGCTGTTGGCGTTGTTCTTATCAATATACAGGATTTTGGCTATGACCGTACGGCTGATCCTCATGTCCTTCCTGCTTCAGCTATCAGCTTCAATGATGGTGAGTCTTTACTTGGTTACGTCAATTCAACCAA GCATCCTGTTGGTTTCATTACACGTCCGACCACTGAATTTGGAGCAAAGCCAGCTCCATTTATGGCTGCTTTTTCATCGAAAGGGCCAAACCACATTACCCCAGAGATTCTCAAG CCAGATATCACCGCACCAGGAGAGAATATAATCGCTGCCTATACTGAAGCAGAAAGCCCAACAAACCTAAATGAGGACAAGCGCCGGATTCCATTCAACTCTATCTCAGGAACGTCAATGTCATGTCCTCATATTTCTGGTATTGCCGGCCTGCTTAAAACCCTCCATCCTGATTGGAGTCCTGCAGCAATTCAATCAGCCATCATGACCACAG CAACGACACTGGATAACAACAAGCAACAAATTTTGAATGCTTCATTTGCTGAAGCAACACCCTTCAGTTATGGAGCAGGCCATGTGCAACCAAACCTCGCAATGGATCCTGGATTGGTTTATGACTTAACGGTTAACGATTACTTGAACTTTCTTTGTGCACTGGGATAcaacaaaaatgtaatttcattGTTCTCAACAAACTGCTCTTACACATGCCCCAAGAATGCTATCAGTCTGGTCAACTTCAACTACCCTTCAATCACAGTCCCTAAACTCTCTGGCTCAATCACAGTGACGCGAAGAGTCAAGAACGTTGGCTCTCCGGGAACTTACCAAGCTCGCGTAAAAACCCCGGAAGGAGTCTCAGTGACTATTGCACCAAAGAGcttgaaatttataaatgttggAGAGGAGAAAAGTTTCAAGGTCATCATTAAAGCTAAGAATGCAAGTGTCACTAAGGATTATGCATTTGGAGAGTTGATATGGTCAGATGAGAAACAACACCGAGTGAGGAGTCCTATAGTGGTGAAGGCTGTGTaa